The Artemia franciscana chromosome 18, ASM3288406v1, whole genome shotgun sequence genome includes a window with the following:
- the LOC136038532 gene encoding uncharacterized protein LOC136038532, protein MQKMRILLFVVFGFVEYGLSATTWKDLNSLASIRTSKQEESTHAAIDAMNNFENANIINDAVVQKARKPIYMNLSPVRALFRRFGLDGPYANTFLGAVSRIEVTPFLERLRLGRAVDNYQGLQENYPEELDVGFCFAEHLFYRARQTDLMRSFFPQRRARRSSFLNAFSSMISSTPSSSVFDSLVNAGVSGLLDHLTKRKTDSNFETTPADSSAEYFSADPVEEPPMTTWPEVGFAFGKRYIKKYFASAQGNSLKSDPEDDEEDKRLIETVENLGRSFMLSTFGLLPGSPASGSLPDILEGRSMPLSETREVPVSRTGNPIIDFGNIAFDTFQRASDISNSMYCAKKYIVNHLWVLFRKSARSALGFDVLARDLSWTARESAPYLNITEGMMRSFVTDKPLDIPEESERNSRSSDLDDIVDLVNELIRELL, encoded by the exons ATGCAGAAAATGCGGATATTACTGTTTGTAGTATTTGGTTTTGTTGAATATGGTTTGTCGGCAACAACTTGGAAAGACTTAAATTCTCTGGCTTCAATCAG GACTTCCAAGCAGGAGGAGTCGACTCACGCAGCAATTGACGCTATGAACAACTTTGAGAATGCCAATATTATCAACGATGCGGTGGTACAAAAAGCACGAAAACCTATATATATGAATTTGTCCCCTGTAAGAGCTCTATTTCGACGCTTTGGACTTGACGGTCCCTATGCAAACACATTTCTTGGAGCAGTATCTCGTATAGAAGTTACACCTTTTTTAGAAAGACTCAGACTTGGAAGAGCTGTTGACAACTATCAAGGTCTGCAAGAAAATTATCCAGAAGAGTTGGATGTAGGGTTTTGTTTTGCCGAACATTTGTTCTACAGAGCACGACAGACCGATTTAATGAGGTCGTTTTTCCCTCAAAGACGGGCAAGGCGTTCGTCTTTCCTCAACGCATTCTCCAGCATGATCAGTAGTACACCCAGCAGTTCTGTGTTTGATAGTTTAGTAAATGCAGGGGTTTCAGGGCTTCTGGACCACTTGACTAAGAGAAAGACTGATAGTAACTTTGAGACAACACCAGCTGACTCATCAGCTGAATATTTTAGTGCTGACCCTGTTGAAGAGCCTCCAATGACAACCTGGCCTGAAGTTGGCTTTGCCTTTGgaaaaagatacattaaaaagtattttgcatCAGCTCAAGGTAATTCACTCAAATCAGACCCAGAAGATGACGAAGAAGACAAACGGTTAATTGAGACAGTAGAAAATCTTGGTCGCTCTTTTATGCTATCTACTTTTGGACTTTTGCCAGGAAGTCCTGCATCGGGGTCCCTTCCTGACATACTTGAAGGCAGATCAATGCCCCTAAGTGAGACAAGAGAGGTGCCAGTATCTCGAACGGGTAATCCGATAATCGATTTCGGAAACATAGCTTTCGATACGTTTCAACGTGCAAGTGATATTTCAAATAGTATGTATTGtgctaaaaaatatatagttaaTCACTTATGGGTATTATTCCGAAAATCAGCTCGATCAGCCCTTGGATTTGATGTGTTAGCAAGGGATCTTTCTTGGACTGCTAGGGAATCAGCTCCTTATCTCAACATAACCGAAGGTATGATGCGAAGTTTTGTTACGGATAAGCCGCTAGATATTCCCGAGGAAAGTGAGAGAAACTCAAGGTCGAGTGATTTAGACGATATAGTGGATCTGGTGAACGAACTAATCAGAGAATTGTTATAA